In Carcharodon carcharias isolate sCarCar2 chromosome 3, sCarCar2.pri, whole genome shotgun sequence, a single window of DNA contains:
- the LOC121276088 gene encoding repetin-like: protein MIHGQGLMANRFGMPEVVAVAKGGVSLKAAKQSLTKVTKKLPKKRRKSHKQSYSTYVYSGLTHVRPSTRTLSKGMSVMNFFIVDIFERIASEALLFIHYNKRHTIPAREIQSAGSLTLPGELSDRSGQSDRSGQSDRSGQSDRSGQSDRSGQSDRSGQSDRSGSDRSGQSDRIGQSDRSGQSDRSGQSDRIGQSDRSGQSDRSGQSDRSGQSDRSGQSDRSGQSDRTGQSDRSGQSDRSGQSDRSGQSDRSGQSDRSGQSDRSGQSDRSGQSDRSGQSDRSGQSDRSGQSDRSGQSDRSGQSDRSGQSDRSGQSDRTGQSDRSGQSDRSGQSDRSGQSDRSGQSDRSGLRKGKSKVKPSSVGPTSQTKDKFGPPLSLKIREIVFSVIYYVQFMVQVLIILDQTQHSVEAAEGSTNQAPDSSPEDTTEEEYADTDI from the exons ATGATTCATGGTCAAGGTCTAATGGCTAATAGGTTTGGGATGCCGGAAGTGGTGGCTGTGGCTAAGGGTGGTGTGTCCCTCAAGGCAGCGAAACAGTCgctgactaaagtcaccaagaagctgCCCAAGAAGCGGAGGAAGTCTcacaagcagagctattccacttacGTGTACAGTGGGCTGACCCATGTCCGCCCTTCCACCAGGACCTTGTCCAAGGGCATGAGTGTTATGAATTTCTTCATTGTTGATATTTTCGAGCGCATCGCCTCCGAGGCTTTGCTCttcattcactacaacaagcgccACACTATCCcggccagggagatccagagcgccgGAAGTCTCACGctgccaggggaactg tcagacaggagcgggcagtcagacaggagtgggcagtcagacaggagcgggcagtcagacaggagcgggcagtcagacaggagtgggcagtcagacaggagcgggcagtcagacaggagcggg tcagacaggagtggGCAGTCAGACAGGATCGGGCAGTCAGACAGGAGCGGGCAGTCAGACAGGAGCGGGCAGTCAGACAGGATCGGGCAGTCAGACAGGAGCgggcagtcagacaggagtgggcagtcagacaggagcgggcagtcagacaggagtggACAGTCAGACAGGAGCGGACAGTCAGACAGGACCgggcagtcagacaggagtggACAGTCAGACAGGAGCGGGCAGTCAGACAGGAGCgggcagtcagacaggagtgggcagtcagacaggagtgggcagtcagacaggagcgggcagtcagacaggagtggACAGTCAGACAGGAGCGGGCAGTCAGACAGGAGCgggcagtcagacaggagtgggcagtcagacaggagtgggcagtcagacaggagcgggcagtcagacaggagtggACAGTCAGACAGGAGCGGACAGTCAGACAGGACCgggcagtcagacaggagtggACAGTCAGACAGGAGCGGGCAGTCAGACAGGAGCgggcagtcagacaggagtgggcagtcagacaggagtggg TTACGCAAGGGGAAAAGCAAAGTCAAACCATCCTCTGTGGGTCCCACCTCACAAACAAAAGATAAGTTTGGACCTCCGTTAAGTTTAAAAATCAGAGAAATAGTGTTTTCCGTGATTTATTATGTTCAATTTATGGTACAGGTATTAATCATTTTAGATCAGACACA GCACTCTGTCGAAGCAGCTGAGGGGTCCACGAACCAGGCCCCCGACTCCAGCCCTGAGGACACCACGGAAGAGGAATACGCAGACACCGACATttaa